A genomic region of Micromonospora sp. NBC_01796 contains the following coding sequences:
- a CDS encoding hemerythrin domain-containing protein, translating to MGSDFEASSRLTAFGNQLIEVHIWLREQLEDLRDNVDAYFAGEGLPPRDLRAYCLGFCSVLTRHHTGEDGGAFPVIAREFPELRQVITELKTDHNRIDWILGSLQRLLGDLPTDPDPATATRVREELEGLAAIMETHFIYEEKKLISVLNSMDVPEWRTDRPAFLLAGDGDARDTYPA from the coding sequence ATGGGTTCAGACTTCGAGGCGAGCAGTCGCCTCACCGCCTTCGGCAACCAGTTGATCGAAGTGCACATCTGGCTACGGGAACAACTCGAAGACCTGCGGGACAACGTCGACGCGTACTTCGCGGGCGAGGGTCTGCCGCCGCGCGACCTGCGGGCGTACTGCCTCGGCTTCTGCTCCGTGCTGACCCGGCACCACACGGGCGAGGACGGCGGGGCGTTCCCGGTGATCGCGCGGGAGTTCCCCGAACTGCGCCAGGTGATCACCGAGCTGAAGACCGACCACAACCGGATCGACTGGATCCTGGGCAGCCTCCAGCGGCTCCTGGGCGACCTGCCCACCGATCCGGACCCGGCCACGGCCACCCGGGTACGGGAGGAACTGGAGGGTCTGGCAGCGATCATGGAGACGCACTTCATCTACGAGGAGAAGAAGTTGATCTCCGTACTGAACTCGATGGACGTGCCGGAGTGGCGTACGGATCGGCCGGCCTTCCTGCTCGCCGGGGACGGCGACGCCCGGGACACGTACCCGGCGTAG
- a CDS encoding GNAT family N-acetyltransferase: MGEGTALRPVLEADLSFLHHLISDPAATGEHQWYGFHDPHLYRRRWDENGLLGDDGGVLIVTAEDDRLGLVSWRKILTTRNAYYWNIGVLLAPEARGRGHGTRAQRLLAEYLFAHTTVNRVEATTEIGNLAEQRAAEKAGFTREGVLRGTGFRDGRWHDGVVYGLLRADLHREV; this comes from the coding sequence GTGGGAGAGGGAACAGCGCTGCGACCCGTACTCGAAGCCGACCTGTCGTTTCTGCACCACCTGATCAGTGATCCGGCCGCGACCGGCGAGCACCAGTGGTACGGCTTCCACGACCCGCACCTCTACCGCAGACGCTGGGACGAGAACGGGTTGCTGGGCGACGACGGCGGTGTCCTCATCGTCACCGCCGAGGACGACCGGCTGGGCCTGGTCTCCTGGCGCAAGATCCTGACCACCAGGAACGCCTACTACTGGAACATCGGCGTCCTGCTCGCCCCCGAGGCGAGAGGCCGGGGCCACGGCACCCGGGCCCAGCGGCTGCTCGCCGAATACCTGTTTGCCCACACGACGGTGAACCGGGTCGAGGCCACCACCGAGATCGGCAACCTGGCCGAGCAACGGGCCGCGGAGAAGGCCGGCTTCACCCGCGAGGGCGTCCTGCGCGGCACCGGCTTCCGCGACGGTCGATGGCACGACGGCGTCGTCTACGGCCTGCTGCGCGCCGATCTGCACCGGGAGGTCTGA
- a CDS encoding TetR/AcrR family transcriptional regulator, protein MGRVSQAQAQENRRQVVAAAARLFRERGVQAVSVADLMAEVGLTHGGFYRQFTSKEALLTEATVLAFADLAAQLGGFDDQRPGDHDAARQDLIDYYLSTEHRDDLGQGCPTTGLSSDIANEDVDGTARPAYAEGVGLFARWLSTDGNEDLATLSMLVGALTLARATAGSDLSERILAAAHEALPGVAAPRETPPRPED, encoded by the coding sequence ATGGGGCGGGTATCGCAGGCCCAGGCACAGGAGAACCGCAGGCAGGTGGTTGCCGCGGCGGCGCGACTGTTCCGCGAACGGGGCGTACAGGCGGTGAGTGTCGCCGATCTCATGGCCGAGGTCGGGCTCACCCACGGGGGCTTCTACCGGCAGTTCACCTCGAAGGAGGCGCTGCTCACCGAGGCGACCGTACTTGCGTTCGCCGATCTTGCCGCGCAGTTGGGGGGATTCGACGACCAGCGTCCGGGCGACCATGATGCGGCCCGCCAGGATCTGATCGACTACTACCTGTCGACGGAACACCGGGACGATCTCGGCCAGGGCTGCCCCACCACCGGCCTGAGTTCGGACATCGCGAACGAGGACGTCGACGGCACCGCCCGACCGGCCTACGCCGAAGGCGTGGGACTGTTCGCCCGCTGGCTCTCCACGGACGGCAACGAGGATCTCGCCACCCTCTCGATGCTCGTCGGCGCACTCACGCTCGCCCGCGCCACCGCCGGATCCGACCTGTCGGAGCGGATCCTGGCCGCCGCCCACGAGGCGCTGCCCGGCGTGGCCGCCCCCCGGGAGACGCCACCTCGCCCGGAAGACTGA
- a CDS encoding glycoside hydrolase family 48 protein yields MASRRRVAILATGVLAALGVVVVPGVAQAAPACDVVYATNDWNNGFSANVTIRNTGDPINGWTLRFAFPGNQRVTQGWSANWTQSGTQVTATSMSWNGNLATGASTSIGFNGSYSGTNAKPTSFSVNGVTCGGTTTPQPPTVTLSVPAGPFVAPADVPLTATASDPDGTIAKVEFYRNGLLVNTDTTAPYSYLLEDQPAGSYTVQARAYDNANLTATAEQAFTVTPGSGPVLVATPTSVNVTEGSSASVNLKLSAAPTGNVAVTLARTGDTDVTVTPTSTTLTTANWNTGVNLTVAAAEDTDTAGGTATITASASGYAPLAIVATEIDNDTPGGGDNVYTARFLEQYGKIKNSGYFSPEGVPYHSIETLIVEAPDHGHETTSEAFSFWIWLEAQYGRATQNWAPFNNAWTVMERYIIPSHNDQPTAGVAGTPQYAAEYNLPSQYPSQLQPSVPVGVDPLRNELQSTYGTGDIYGMHWLLDVDNTYGFGRCGDGTTRPAYINTFQRGPQESVWETVPQPSCDTFVHGGPNGYLDISIADSGAPAKQWKYTNAPDADARAIQAAYWALTWAKEQNKQADVAATVAKAAKMGDYLRYAMYDKYFKRIGNCVGATACPAGTGKDSAHYLMSWYYAWGGATDPAAGWSWRIGSSHNHFGYQNPFTAWALTNVPELRPRSATAVTDWTNSMNRQLEFYQWLQSSEGAIAGGATNSWDGAYAQPPAGKPTFYGMFYDDHPVYEDPGSNGWFGMQVWSLHRVAELYYVTGNAKAKAILDKWVPWAIANTTIGTGGNFQIPSDMSWTGAPATWNPTSPAANTNLHVTVTAKGTDVGVGAAYARTLMWYAAKSGNTAAKTTAKGLLDAMYAHAESKGISTTETRADYQRFDDVYNASTGQGLYLPPNWTGDMPNGDAIAAGKSFVDIRSFYRNDPDWPKVQAYLNGGAAPSFNYHRFWAQSDIAMAFADFGSLFPNG; encoded by the coding sequence ATCGCAAGTAGACGCCGGGTGGCGATCCTCGCCACCGGCGTGCTGGCAGCGCTAGGCGTGGTCGTCGTCCCCGGCGTCGCCCAAGCGGCACCGGCCTGCGACGTGGTCTACGCGACCAACGACTGGAACAACGGGTTCAGCGCCAACGTCACCATCCGCAACACCGGCGACCCGATCAACGGCTGGACCCTGCGCTTCGCCTTCCCCGGCAACCAGCGGGTCACCCAGGGCTGGTCGGCAAACTGGACCCAGTCCGGCACCCAGGTCACCGCCACCAGCATGTCCTGGAACGGCAACCTGGCCACCGGCGCCTCCACCAGCATCGGCTTCAACGGTTCCTACTCCGGCACCAACGCCAAGCCCACGTCGTTCTCGGTCAACGGGGTCACCTGTGGTGGCACCACCACACCGCAACCGCCCACGGTGACCCTCAGCGTCCCGGCCGGACCGTTCGTGGCCCCGGCCGACGTACCGCTGACCGCCACCGCGAGCGACCCCGACGGCACCATCGCGAAGGTCGAGTTCTATCGCAACGGGCTGCTGGTCAACACCGACACCACGGCGCCGTACAGCTATCTGCTGGAGGACCAGCCGGCCGGCAGCTACACCGTCCAGGCCCGCGCGTACGACAACGCGAACCTGACCGCGACGGCCGAACAGGCATTCACCGTCACCCCGGGCTCGGGTCCGGTCCTGGTGGCCACCCCGACCTCGGTGAACGTCACCGAGGGCAGCAGCGCGTCGGTGAACCTGAAGCTCAGTGCCGCGCCGACCGGCAACGTGGCGGTCACCCTGGCCCGTACCGGTGACACCGACGTCACCGTGACGCCCACCTCGACGACGCTGACCACGGCGAACTGGAACACCGGGGTCAACCTCACCGTCGCCGCGGCCGAGGACACCGACACCGCCGGTGGTACCGCCACCATCACCGCCTCGGCCAGCGGGTACGCGCCGCTGGCGATCGTCGCCACCGAGATCGACAACGACACACCCGGCGGCGGCGACAACGTCTACACCGCCCGGTTCCTCGAGCAGTACGGCAAAATCAAGAACTCCGGCTACTTCAGCCCGGAGGGTGTGCCGTACCACTCGATCGAGACGCTGATCGTCGAGGCGCCCGACCACGGGCACGAGACCACCTCCGAGGCGTTCAGCTTCTGGATCTGGCTCGAGGCGCAGTACGGGCGGGCCACCCAGAACTGGGCCCCGTTCAACAACGCCTGGACGGTGATGGAGCGTTACATCATCCCGTCGCACAACGACCAGCCGACCGCCGGCGTGGCAGGCACCCCGCAGTACGCGGCCGAGTACAACCTGCCCAGCCAGTACCCGTCGCAGTTGCAGCCGTCGGTGCCGGTCGGCGTCGACCCGCTGCGCAACGAACTCCAGTCGACGTACGGCACCGGTGACATCTACGGCATGCACTGGCTGCTCGACGTCGACAACACGTACGGGTTCGGCCGGTGCGGCGACGGGACCACCCGGCCGGCGTACATCAACACCTTCCAGCGGGGTCCGCAGGAGTCGGTCTGGGAGACCGTGCCGCAGCCGTCCTGCGACACGTTCGTCCACGGCGGCCCGAACGGCTACCTGGACATCTCCATCGCCGACTCGGGTGCGCCGGCGAAGCAGTGGAAGTACACCAACGCCCCGGACGCCGACGCGCGTGCCATCCAGGCCGCGTACTGGGCGTTGACCTGGGCGAAGGAGCAGAACAAGCAGGCCGACGTGGCGGCCACCGTGGCCAAGGCGGCCAAGATGGGCGACTACCTGCGCTACGCCATGTACGACAAGTACTTCAAGCGGATCGGCAACTGCGTCGGGGCGACCGCCTGCCCGGCCGGTACCGGCAAGGACTCCGCGCACTACCTGATGTCCTGGTACTACGCCTGGGGCGGCGCCACCGACCCGGCCGCCGGCTGGTCGTGGCGGATCGGTTCCAGCCACAACCACTTCGGTTACCAGAACCCGTTCACCGCCTGGGCGTTGACCAACGTCCCGGAACTGCGGCCGCGATCGGCGACCGCCGTGACGGACTGGACCAACAGCATGAACCGGCAACTGGAGTTCTACCAGTGGCTGCAGTCGTCCGAGGGCGCCATCGCCGGTGGCGCGACGAACAGCTGGGACGGCGCGTACGCCCAGCCGCCGGCCGGCAAGCCGACCTTCTACGGCATGTTCTACGACGACCACCCGGTCTACGAGGACCCGGGCAGCAACGGTTGGTTCGGCATGCAGGTCTGGTCGCTGCACCGGGTCGCCGAGCTGTACTACGTGACCGGCAACGCCAAGGCCAAGGCCATCCTGGACAAGTGGGTGCCCTGGGCGATCGCCAACACCACCATCGGCACCGGCGGGAACTTCCAGATCCCGTCCGACATGTCGTGGACCGGTGCCCCGGCGACGTGGAACCCCACGAGCCCGGCGGCGAACACCAACCTGCACGTCACGGTGACCGCGAAGGGCACCGACGTCGGTGTCGGTGCGGCGTACGCCCGGACCCTGATGTGGTACGCGGCGAAGTCCGGCAACACGGCGGCCAAGACCACCGCCAAGGGGCTGCTCGACGCGATGTACGCGCACGCCGAGTCGAAGGGGATCTCGACCACCGAGACCCGGGCCGACTACCAGCGGTTCGACGACGTGTACAACGCCTCCACCGGGCAGGGCCTCTACCTGCCGCCGAACTGGACCGGCGACATGCCCAACGGTGACGCGATCGCCGCGGGCAAGAGCTTCGTGGACATCCGGTCGTTCTACCGCAACGACCCGGACTGGCCGAAGGTCCAGGCGTACCTCAACGGAGGTGCGGCACCCTCGTTCAACTACCACCGATTCTGGGCCCAGTCCGACATCGCGATGGCGTTCGCCGACTTCGGCAGCCTCTTCCCGAACGGCTGA
- a CDS encoding SDR family NAD(P)-dependent oxidoreductase, with translation MSDTNTQGIAVVTGASTGMGAVYADRLARRGYDLLLVARDKSRLDTVASKITANTGRTVEVLTADLTNPGQLATVEDRLRSDESISLLVNNAGGTTFGPLAQADPSQLEDLVTLNVTALTRLTTAVLAGFTRRGSGTIVNLSSALAFNVLPVSAVYSGTKSYVVAFTQALQQELAGSGIRVQAVFPGGVRTEFWDGSGIEISAFPEEAVMSADAAVDAALAGLDAGEPMTLLSLPDIADWDRFDAARQAMIPNLSRSVPADRYRN, from the coding sequence ATGTCTGACACGAACACGCAGGGTATTGCCGTGGTCACCGGAGCCTCCACCGGCATGGGCGCCGTGTACGCCGATCGGCTCGCCCGCCGCGGTTACGACCTGCTGCTGGTCGCCCGCGACAAGAGCCGGCTCGACACCGTCGCGTCGAAGATCACCGCGAACACCGGACGGACGGTCGAGGTACTCACCGCGGATCTCACCAACCCCGGTCAACTCGCCACGGTCGAGGACCGCCTACGCTCCGACGAGTCGATCTCGCTGCTGGTGAACAACGCCGGCGGCACCACCTTCGGTCCACTCGCCCAGGCCGATCCGTCCCAGCTCGAAGACCTCGTCACGCTGAACGTGACCGCGCTGACCCGGCTGACCACCGCCGTACTCGCGGGATTCACCCGGCGGGGCAGCGGCACGATCGTCAACCTGTCATCCGCGCTGGCATTCAACGTCCTGCCGGTCAGCGCCGTCTACAGCGGAACGAAGAGCTACGTGGTGGCGTTCACCCAGGCCCTGCAACAGGAACTCGCCGGATCCGGCATCCGGGTACAGGCGGTTTTCCCCGGCGGGGTCCGTACCGAGTTCTGGGACGGCTCCGGCATCGAGATCTCGGCGTTCCCGGAGGAGGCGGTCATGTCCGCCGACGCCGCGGTCGACGCCGCGCTCGCGGGCCTGGACGCGGGCGAACCCATGACCCTGCTCTCCCTGCCGGACATCGCCGACTGGGACAGGTTCGACGCCGCCCGTCAGGCCATGATCCCGAACCTGTCCCGGTCGGTCCCGGCCGACCGCTACCGGAACTGA
- a CDS encoding phosphatase PAP2 family protein — MHGRRTALTVTWLVLLTVVQVAAFVLLWRFAVRTEHGQLLDTIALTGNKIGQDRIDGLVGTVLNAMSVVSLLAATLVIGFIALIRGRVALAVVATLLVVGANVTTQVAKYVIHRPDFGVDPERAAAGNSLPSGHTTIAAAVAVALVLVLPPRVRAWGALLAVAYTALAGVATLSAGWHRPSDAVASLLIVGAWAAVAGILLLLFQREQAQVEPGDAHWRAVTLFGLAGLALLAVAGYALYSTDEVLAIPVDELNRPRLFDAYLGGAAAIAGAASLMMTLLLVSVHRVVPRHNG, encoded by the coding sequence ATGCATGGGCGCAGAACGGCGTTGACGGTGACTTGGCTGGTTCTGCTGACCGTTGTCCAGGTGGCCGCGTTTGTGCTGCTCTGGCGGTTCGCCGTACGCACCGAGCACGGTCAACTACTCGACACCATCGCACTCACCGGGAACAAGATCGGCCAGGACCGGATCGACGGGCTGGTCGGCACCGTACTCAACGCGATGTCGGTGGTCTCCCTGCTCGCCGCCACCCTGGTGATCGGCTTCATCGCGTTGATCCGGGGCCGGGTCGCGCTGGCCGTGGTCGCGACCCTGCTCGTCGTCGGGGCCAACGTCACCACCCAGGTCGCCAAGTACGTCATCCACCGACCGGACTTCGGCGTCGACCCGGAACGGGCCGCCGCCGGCAACAGCCTGCCCAGCGGGCACACCACGATCGCCGCCGCGGTCGCCGTGGCGCTGGTCCTGGTGCTGCCGCCCCGGGTCCGCGCCTGGGGCGCGCTGCTCGCCGTCGCGTACACCGCGCTGGCGGGGGTCGCGACCCTGTCGGCGGGTTGGCACCGGCCCAGTGACGCGGTCGCCTCGCTGCTCATCGTCGGTGCGTGGGCCGCCGTGGCCGGCATCCTGCTGCTGCTCTTCCAGCGGGAGCAGGCCCAGGTGGAGCCGGGGGACGCGCACTGGCGGGCGGTGACCCTGTTCGGGTTGGCCGGGTTGGCCCTGCTGGCCGTCGCCGGGTACGCGCTCTACTCGACCGACGAGGTGCTGGCCATCCCGGTCGACGAGCTGAACCGGCCGAGGCTGTTCGACGCGTACCTGGGCGGTGCCGCGGCGATCGCCGGTGCGGCCAGCCTGATGATGACGTTGCTGCTGGTCAGCGTGCACCGGGTGGTGCCCAGGCACAACGGCTGA
- a CDS encoding ricin-type beta-trefoil lectin domain protein, with amino-acid sequence MFRTVKALGIAAVALTVATLAPPASNASDTPAPGAPAATTRFDMAPGMVAAMRRDLGLTDDRIAARLATEAAAPAVEKRLRDRLGATFAGAWIPTGADRLTVAVTDPAAATAVRAAGADVRIVARSAADLDAAHAKLDRNAARLRGGPVHGWYVDTANNRVVVTAGPGGAAAARAYAEASGAGAVTVVETAEAPRPMYDIRGGDQYVINGNTLCSVGFAVAGGFVSAGHCGGTGSPTLGYNNVSQGNFAGSSFPGNDYAWIRTNASWTPQPWVNNYSGGNVVVAGSQDAAIGSSVCRSGRTTGWRCGTILGRNETIVYAQGAVSGLSRSNACAEPGDSGGSWISGNQAQGVTSGGTGNCSSGGTMWFQPVNEILGVYGLSLTTSGGGGGSTSALVSNWNNRCIDVPNSNFSDGVLLQMWGCNSTNAQRWTFVNGMLQTSNNKCMDVAWGSTANGAAIQIVTCSGNPAQQFVLSAAGDLVNPQANRCIDIKDWNSGDGAQLQLWDCAGTANQKWRRG; translated from the coding sequence ATGTTCCGTACGGTCAAGGCGCTCGGGATCGCCGCGGTGGCACTCACCGTAGCCACCCTCGCCCCGCCCGCGAGCAACGCCTCGGACACCCCCGCACCCGGCGCACCCGCCGCCACCACCCGGTTCGACATGGCCCCCGGCATGGTCGCGGCGATGCGCCGGGACCTCGGGCTCACCGACGACCGGATCGCCGCCCGGCTGGCGACCGAGGCGGCGGCACCGGCGGTCGAGAAACGGCTGCGCGACCGGCTCGGCGCGACCTTCGCCGGCGCCTGGATCCCGACCGGCGCAGATCGGTTGACGGTCGCGGTCACCGACCCGGCCGCGGCCACGGCGGTACGCGCGGCCGGTGCGGACGTGCGGATCGTCGCGCGCAGCGCGGCCGACCTCGACGCCGCGCACGCCAAGCTCGACCGGAACGCGGCGAGACTGCGCGGCGGCCCGGTCCACGGCTGGTACGTCGACACCGCGAACAACCGCGTCGTGGTCACGGCCGGACCCGGCGGCGCGGCGGCGGCCAGGGCGTACGCCGAGGCCAGCGGCGCGGGCGCGGTCACCGTCGTCGAAACCGCCGAGGCGCCCCGGCCGATGTACGACATCCGCGGCGGCGACCAGTACGTCATCAACGGCAACACGCTCTGCTCGGTCGGCTTCGCCGTCGCCGGTGGATTCGTCAGCGCCGGACACTGCGGCGGCACGGGCAGCCCGACCCTCGGCTACAACAACGTCTCGCAGGGCAACTTCGCCGGCTCGTCGTTCCCCGGCAACGACTACGCGTGGATCCGGACGAACGCCTCCTGGACACCGCAGCCGTGGGTGAACAACTACTCCGGCGGCAACGTCGTCGTGGCCGGCTCCCAGGACGCGGCGATCGGCAGTTCGGTCTGCCGGTCCGGGCGTACGACGGGGTGGCGCTGCGGCACCATCCTCGGCCGCAACGAGACCATCGTCTACGCCCAGGGGGCCGTCTCCGGCCTGTCCCGCAGCAACGCCTGCGCCGAACCCGGCGACTCCGGCGGCTCGTGGATCTCCGGCAACCAGGCCCAGGGCGTCACCTCCGGCGGTACGGGCAACTGTTCGTCCGGCGGCACCATGTGGTTCCAGCCGGTCAACGAGATCCTCGGCGTGTACGGCCTCTCGCTGACCACCTCCGGCGGCGGCGGGGGCAGCACCAGTGCGCTGGTCAGCAACTGGAACAACCGGTGCATCGACGTACCGAACTCGAACTTCTCCGACGGGGTCCTGCTGCAGATGTGGGGGTGCAACTCCACCAACGCGCAGCGGTGGACGTTCGTCAACGGGATGCTGCAGACCTCGAACAACAAGTGCATGGATGTCGCCTGGGGCTCGACCGCGAACGGCGCGGCGATCCAGATCGTCACGTGCAGCGGCAACCCGGCCCAGCAGTTCGTCCTCTCCGCCGCCGGTGACCTGGTCAACCCGCAGGCGAACAGGTGCATCGACATCAAGGACTGGAACTCGGGCGACGGGGCGCAGTTGCAACTCTGGGACTGTGCCGGCACCGCCAACCAGAAGTGGCGACGCGGCTGA
- a CDS encoding GH1 family beta-glucosidase — translation MSVLTRRHLLRRAALSASAAGAARVSAGASTTAAVAASAAVTAACDADTDSDRDRSPSPETRLGLRFPDGFGWGAATSAYQIEGAAKDDGRGESVWDTFSHTPGKVRGGDTGDVAADHYHRYEADLDLMRDLGLRTYRFSISWSRIQADGTGAPNQRGLDFYRRLVDGLLARDIAPMATLFHWDLPQSLQDAGGWENRDVAYRFADYADHVFRALGEKVPVWLTVNEPKTVVQNGYLHGHHAPGHRDPEAAYLVAHHLQLAHGLAVAALRATSGTSRIGPALNLHPCYPAVEGAEAEAATRLYDGYENRLYLDPIFKGSYPADVLDDLGPDSRMVRAIRDGDLKIISAPVDLLAVQYYTPIYVTPGGGTVQKWPTTEAEWQQIYPDGMYDMLTRVRRDYGDVALTVTENGLPTPDTLDGDRVDDPGRIGFLRDHLAAAHRAIADGVRLESYHVWSLMDNFEWDQGYEQRWGLIYVDYPTQRRILKRSAHWYRQVIKDNQV, via the coding sequence ATGTCCGTACTGACCCGGCGCCACCTGCTGCGCCGCGCCGCGCTCTCCGCCAGCGCCGCCGGCGCGGCCCGCGTGAGCGCGGGCGCGTCGACGACGGCCGCCGTCGCGGCGAGCGCCGCCGTCACCGCCGCCTGCGACGCCGACACCGACTCCGACCGGGACCGCAGCCCGAGTCCGGAGACCCGGCTCGGCCTCCGCTTCCCGGACGGCTTCGGCTGGGGCGCGGCCACCTCGGCGTACCAGATCGAGGGGGCGGCCAAGGACGACGGCAGGGGCGAGTCCGTCTGGGACACCTTCAGCCACACCCCGGGAAAGGTCCGGGGCGGGGACACCGGCGACGTCGCCGCCGACCACTACCACCGGTACGAGGCCGATCTCGACCTGATGCGGGACCTGGGACTCAGGACGTACCGGTTCTCCATCTCCTGGTCCCGGATCCAGGCCGACGGTACCGGCGCGCCCAACCAGCGCGGACTCGATTTCTACCGACGGTTGGTGGACGGGCTGCTGGCCCGCGACATCGCCCCGATGGCCACCCTCTTCCACTGGGACCTCCCCCAGTCGCTGCAGGACGCCGGCGGCTGGGAGAACCGCGACGTCGCGTACCGGTTCGCCGACTACGCCGACCACGTGTTCCGGGCCCTCGGCGAGAAGGTGCCGGTCTGGCTGACCGTCAACGAACCCAAGACGGTGGTGCAGAACGGCTACCTGCACGGGCACCACGCCCCCGGCCACCGCGACCCGGAGGCCGCCTACCTGGTCGCCCACCACCTGCAACTCGCGCACGGGCTCGCCGTCGCGGCACTGCGCGCCACCTCGGGCACGAGCCGGATCGGGCCGGCGCTCAACCTGCACCCCTGCTACCCCGCCGTCGAGGGCGCCGAGGCGGAGGCGGCAACCCGGCTCTACGACGGGTACGAGAACCGGCTCTACCTGGACCCGATCTTCAAGGGGAGCTACCCCGCCGACGTCCTCGACGACCTCGGCCCGGACAGCCGCATGGTCCGGGCGATCCGCGACGGCGACCTGAAGATCATCTCCGCGCCGGTCGACCTGCTCGCGGTGCAGTACTACACCCCGATCTACGTCACCCCGGGCGGCGGCACCGTACAGAAGTGGCCCACCACGGAGGCCGAGTGGCAGCAGATCTATCCCGACGGGATGTACGACATGCTGACCCGGGTACGCCGCGACTACGGTGACGTGGCGCTCACCGTCACCGAGAACGGCCTGCCCACCCCGGACACGCTCGACGGCGACCGGGTCGACGACCCGGGCCGGATCGGCTTCCTGCGCGACCACCTCGCCGCCGCCCACCGGGCCATCGCCGACGGGGTACGGCTGGAGAGCTACCACGTCTGGTCGCTGATGGACAACTTCGAGTGGGACCAGGGGTACGAGCAGCGCTGGGGCCTGATCTACGTCGACTACCCCACCCAGCGGCGCATCCTCAAGCGCAGCGCGCACTGGTACCGGCAAGTGATCAAGGACAACCAGGTCTGA
- a CDS encoding DUF3159 domain-containing protein — protein MATVRDRPESLADLLGGRRGGWDATVPPVAFGAGWLLSGGSVWYGTLAALVVGVAVAGWRLRRGDRPASVLVGLLAVCLAALVVLRTGRASDFFLLQLVSNGASALAWLVSIVLRWPLLGVVVGTLLGQRGRWRRDPDLLRAYGRGSWVWVCQYLIRLAVFVPLYAADQVVALVGARVVLTWPLVAACVAVSWWVIRRTLPAGHPGLRHPVEPAEITADR, from the coding sequence ATGGCAACCGTCCGGGACCGGCCGGAATCCCTCGCCGACCTGCTCGGCGGGCGGCGCGGCGGCTGGGACGCCACCGTACCGCCGGTCGCCTTCGGCGCCGGCTGGCTGCTCTCCGGCGGCTCGGTCTGGTACGGCACCCTCGCCGCGCTGGTCGTCGGGGTCGCGGTCGCCGGGTGGCGGCTGCGTCGCGGCGACCGGCCCGCCTCGGTCCTCGTCGGCCTGCTCGCCGTCTGCCTCGCCGCCCTCGTTGTCCTGCGTACGGGGCGGGCCAGCGACTTCTTCCTGCTCCAACTCGTGTCGAACGGGGCCAGCGCACTCGCCTGGCTGGTCAGCATCGTGTTGCGCTGGCCGCTGCTCGGGGTGGTGGTCGGCACCCTGCTCGGCCAACGTGGACGTTGGCGGCGCGACCCGGACCTGCTGCGCGCGTACGGCCGGGGCAGTTGGGTGTGGGTCTGCCAGTACCTGATCCGGCTGGCGGTCTTCGTCCCGCTCTACGCCGCCGACCAGGTGGTGGCGCTGGTCGGCGCCCGGGTGGTGCTGACCTGGCCGCTGGTCGCGGCCTGCGTCGCGGTGAGCTGGTGGGTGATCCGGCGGACCCTGCCGGCCGGTCATCCGGGGCTGCGGCACCCGGTCGAGCCGGCGGAGATCACGGCGGACCGGTAG